One region of Thunnus albacares chromosome 8, fThuAlb1.1, whole genome shotgun sequence genomic DNA includes:
- the LOC122986723 gene encoding fucolectin-7-like: MAHGSVLLLLLLLGTCSASAHQNLALRGKATQSRRVQGAPYYAYGAADNAIDGNRDGDFTSGSCSHTDQQTDAWWRVDLLDSYVITSVVVTNRVDCCVDRINGAEIHIGNVKDNITANQVVGVIPSIPAGVSYTVNVTENVEGRYVTVVLPGPKRMLTLCEVEVYGYRAPTGENLALQGTATQSSLFTHLGNAYHAIDGNRASNWNRASCSSTIDEYRPWWRLDLHNTYKVFTVTITNRDTHPLRLNGAEIRIGDSLASNGNNNPRCAVISRIPAGSTQSFQCNGMDGRYVNIVIPRRKELLSLCEVEVYGSRQD, encoded by the exons ATGGCGCACGGTTCAGTTCTGCTGTTGTTGCTCCTCCTGGGGACGTGCTCGGCTTCTGCCCATC AAAATTTGGCCTTACGTGGCAAAGCAACTCAGTCACGCCGCGTCCAGGGAGCTCCTTACTATGCTTATGGGGCTGCTGACAACGCCATTGATGGAAACCGTGACGGTGATTTCACATCCGGTTCATGCAGCCACACTGATCAACAGACCGACGCCTGGTGGAGGGTGGACCTGCTGGACTCTTATGTGATCACCTCTGTCGTCGTCACCAACAGAGTAGACTGCTGTGTAGACAGGATCAATGGGGCAGAGATTCACATCGGCAACGTCAAAGACAATATTACTGCAAACCAAGT ggTTGGTGTAATTCCTAGTATCCCAGCAGGAGTGTcttatacagtaaatgttacaGAAAATGTGGAGGGACGTTATGTGACTGTGGTTTTACCTGGTCCAAAAAGGATGCTCACACTCTGTGAAGTGGAAGTCTACGGGTACCGTGCCCCAACTG GAGAGAACCTGGCACTCCAAGGAACAGCCACACAGTCATCACTGTTTACACATCTTGGCAATGCATATCATGCTATTGATGGGAATCGTGCCAGCAACTGGAACAGGGCCTCTTGCTCTAGCACTATCGATGAATACCGTCCTTGGTGGCGTCTGGACCTGCACAATACCTATAAAGTGTTTACTGTTACGATAACCAACAGAGATACACACCCATTACGACTCAATGGAGCTGAGATCCGCATTGGAGATTCTCTTGCAAGCAATGGCAACAACAATCCCAG GTGTGCTGTGATCTCACGCATCCCTGCAGGTTCTACCCAATCGTTCCAGTGTAACGGGATGGACGGTCGCTATGTTAACATAGTCATTCCTCGAAGAAAGGAGCTCCTGTCCCTGTGTGAGGTGGAGGTGTATGGCTCTCGACAGGATTAG
- the LOC122986722 gene encoding fucolectin-7-like — protein sequence MAHGSVLLLLLLLGTCSASAHQNLALRGKATQSRRVQGAPYDAYGAADNAIDGNRDGDFTSGSCSHTDQQTDAWWRVDLLDSYVITSVVVTNRVDCCVDRINGAEIHIGNVKDNITANQVVGVIPSIPAGVSYTVNVTENVEGRYVTVVLPGPKRMLTLCEVEVYGYRAPTGENLALQGTATQSSLLTHLGNAYHAIDGNHASNWNKASCSSTIDEYRPWWRLDLHNTYKVFTVKITNRDAHALRLNGAEIRIGDSLASNGNNNPRCAVISRIPAGSTQSFQCNGMDGRYVNIVIPRRKELLSLCEVEVYGSRQD from the exons ATGGCGCACGGTTCAGTTCTGCTGTTGTTGCTCCTCCTGGGGACGTGCTCGGCTTCTGCCCATC AAAATTTGGCCTTACGTGGCAAAGCAACTCAGTCACGCCGCGTCCAGGGAGCTCCTTACGATGCTTATGGGGCTGCTGACAACGCCATTGATGGAAACCGTGACGGTGATTTCACATCCGGTTCATGCAGCCACACTGATCAGCAGACCGACGCCTGGTGGAGGGTGGACCTGCTGGACTCTTATGTGATCACCTCTGTCGTCGTCACCAACAGAGTAGACTGCTGTGTAGACAGGATCAATGGGGCAGAGATTCACATCGGCAACGTCAAAGACAATATTACTGCAAACCAAGT GGTTGGTGTAATTCCTAGTATCCCAGCAGGAGTGTCTTATACAGTGAATGTTACAGAAAACGTGGAGGGACGTTATGTGACTGTGGTTCTACCTGGTCCAAAAAGGATGCTCACACTCTGTGAAGTGGAAGTCTACGGGTACCGTGCCCCAACTG GAGAGAACCTGGCACTCCAAGGAACAGCCACACAGTCATCACTGTTGACACATCTTGGCAACGCATATCATGCTATTGATGGGAATCATGCCAGCAACTGGAACAAGGCCTCTTGCTCTAGCACTATCGATGAATACCGTCCTTGGTGGCGTCTGGACCTGCACAATACCTATAAAGTGTTTACTGTTAAGATAACCAACAGAGATGCACACGCATTACGACTCAATGGAGCTGAGATCCGCATTGGAGATTCTCTTGCAAGCAATGGCAACAACAATCCCAG GTGTGCTGTGATCTCACGCATCCCTGCAGGTTCTACCCAATCGTTCCAGTGTAACGGGATGGACGGTCGCTATGTTAACATAGTCATTCCTCGAAGAAAGGAGCTCCTGTCCCTGTGTGAGGTGGAGGTGTATGGCTCTCGACAGGATTAG